A stretch of the Bubalus kerabau isolate K-KA32 ecotype Philippines breed swamp buffalo chromosome 11, PCC_UOA_SB_1v2, whole genome shotgun sequence genome encodes the following:
- the TMEM17 gene encoding transmembrane protein 17, whose product MELPDPVRQRLGNFSRTVFSDSNRTGPEYNEGPDNEMVSSLALQMSLYFNTYFFPLWWVSSIIMLQMKYSILPDYYKFIVVTIIILITLIEAIRLYLGYMGNLQEKVPELAGFWLLSLLLQLPLILFLLFNEGLTNLPLEKAVHIIFTIFLTFQVVSAFLTLRKMVNQLATRFHLQDFDRLSASRGDMRRMRSCIEEI is encoded by the exons ATGGAGCTGCCGGATCCAGTACGCCAGCGGCTGGGAAATTTCAGCCGGACAGTGTTCAGCGACTCCAACCGGACCGGGCCGGAGTATAACGAGGGTCCGG ATAATGAAATGGTTTCCAGTTTGGCACTGCAGATGTCACTTTATTTTAACACTTACTTTTTCCCACTTTGGTGGGTGAGCAGCATTATAATGCTTCAGATGAAG tattCCATCTTGCCTGATTACTACAAGTTCATTGTGGTCACCATTATCATCCTAATAACTTTAATTGAAGCTATCAGGTTGTATCTGGGCTACATGGGGAACCTGCAGGAGAAG GTTCCTGAGTTGGCTGGCTTCTGGCTTTTGAGCCTTCTGTTGCAGTTgcctttaattcttttcttgCTCTTCAATGAGGGCCTAACAAATCTGCCCTTGGAGAAAGCAGTACATATCATCTTCACTATATTCCTTACTTTCCAAGTTGTTTCAGCATTTCTTACCTTGAGGAAAATGGTAAATCAGCTGGCAACTCGTTTCCACCTCCAAGACTTTGACCGGCTGTCTGCGAGCCGAGGAGACATGAGAAGAATGAGGTCCTGTATAGAAGAGATTTGA